One segment of Burkholderia sp. FERM BP-3421 DNA contains the following:
- a CDS encoding GPW/gp25 family protein: MSAQSLYNKLSRRFRYDSLQEVVGHHLAELMNCASRGGRAGVPDNTPAATSVLNYGCPPLQISGATRIDPIHIAWHICEVLRRFEPRVNSARTQVRPRGSDDRQTPHTLYFDILTKARRDGADIRVCLALDYMNNFFSVVGD, encoded by the coding sequence GTGAGCGCGCAATCACTCTACAACAAGCTGTCGAGGCGGTTTCGTTACGACTCTCTCCAGGAGGTTGTCGGGCATCACCTTGCCGAGTTGATGAACTGCGCGTCGCGAGGGGGGCGTGCCGGCGTGCCGGACAACACTCCTGCCGCGACTTCGGTACTGAACTACGGCTGCCCGCCCCTGCAGATCTCGGGTGCTACGCGGATCGATCCGATACATATTGCTTGGCACATCTGTGAGGTGCTGCGCCGTTTCGAGCCACGTGTGAATAGCGCGCGGACCCAGGTGCGCCCGAGAGGCAGCGACGACCGGCAGACGCCCCATACGTTGTACTTCGACATCCTGACGAAAGCTCGCCGCGACGGAGCCGACATCAGGGTGTGCCTCGCGCTCGACTATATGAACAACTTCTTCAGTGTGGTCGGTGATTGA
- the tssC gene encoding type VI secretion system contractile sheath large subunit has product MLSQREPSADRVVEERVDNDLKDMLRRSFRPRTNEAAEAVQSAVETLLAYARRGRVVVREDVAQTIEQLVAELDKKISDQLTKVLHNKRFQTLEGAWRGLHYLVSNTDTSENLKIRYLNISKSDLGKTLRRFKGVVWDQSPIFKMIYEQEYGQFGGEPFGCLIGDYQFDHSMHDVSILTEMSKIAAAAHAPFIAAAAPGLLQMDGWNELSNPRDVSKIFTSNEYAFWRRLRESNDSRYLALTMPRFLARVPYGPTTQPVEEFGFEEKVDPNSSEDFCWANSAYAMGANITRAFKTYGWCTKIRGIESGGAVEVLPKYSLPSQYSEVELHCPTEIAISDRREHELSESGLMPLVYRKNSDTAAFIGAKTVHRPATYEDGDATANANLSSRLPYILATCRFAHYLKCIVRDKIGSFKSREDTQRWLNDWLMNYVDGDPSISSETTKSQRPLSAAEVVVDEIPDNPGYYRAQFFLRPHFQLEGLTVSLRLVSKLPSAKHESGS; this is encoded by the coding sequence ATGCTGAGCCAGCGCGAGCCGTCTGCCGACCGCGTCGTCGAAGAGCGCGTCGACAATGACCTGAAGGACATGCTCCGCCGGTCGTTCCGGCCCCGGACAAATGAAGCGGCCGAGGCGGTCCAAAGCGCCGTCGAAACGCTATTGGCGTATGCGCGCCGCGGCAGGGTCGTGGTGCGGGAGGACGTCGCACAGACGATCGAACAATTGGTCGCAGAACTGGACAAGAAGATCTCCGACCAACTAACCAAGGTGCTGCACAACAAGCGCTTCCAGACGCTCGAAGGCGCGTGGCGCGGGCTGCACTACCTCGTATCGAATACCGACACCAGCGAGAACCTCAAGATCCGCTACCTGAACATCTCGAAGTCCGACCTTGGCAAGACGCTGCGCCGCTTCAAGGGTGTGGTGTGGGACCAGAGCCCGATCTTCAAGATGATCTACGAGCAGGAATACGGGCAGTTCGGCGGCGAGCCGTTCGGCTGCCTGATCGGCGACTACCAGTTCGATCACAGCATGCACGACGTGTCGATCCTGACCGAGATGTCGAAGATCGCGGCGGCCGCGCACGCGCCATTCATCGCGGCAGCTGCGCCCGGACTGCTGCAGATGGACGGCTGGAACGAGCTGTCGAACCCCCGTGACGTCTCCAAGATCTTCACGTCGAACGAGTACGCCTTCTGGCGCCGTCTGAGGGAAAGCAACGATTCGCGCTATCTAGCGCTGACCATGCCGCGTTTCCTGGCGCGCGTGCCTTATGGGCCGACGACGCAGCCTGTCGAGGAATTCGGTTTCGAGGAGAAGGTCGATCCGAACAGCTCGGAAGACTTTTGCTGGGCGAATTCCGCCTATGCGATGGGCGCGAACATCACCCGCGCGTTCAAGACTTACGGCTGGTGCACGAAGATTCGCGGCATCGAGTCGGGCGGGGCGGTCGAAGTGCTGCCGAAATATTCGCTGCCGTCCCAGTACAGCGAGGTCGAGCTGCATTGCCCGACGGAAATCGCGATCTCGGACCGCCGCGAGCACGAACTGTCGGAATCCGGCCTGATGCCGCTCGTATACAGGAAAAATTCCGATACCGCCGCGTTCATCGGCGCGAAGACCGTGCATCGCCCGGCGACCTACGAGGACGGCGACGCGACGGCGAACGCCAACCTGTCGTCGCGACTGCCGTACATCCTCGCCACCTGCCGGTTCGCGCATTACCTGAAGTGCATCGTCCGCGACAAGATCGGCTCGTTCAAGTCGCGCGAGGACACGCAGCGCTGGCTGAACGACTGGTTGATGAATTATGTCGACGGAGATCCGTCGATTTCGAGCGAAACCACCAAGTCGCAGCGCCCGCTGTCTGCTGCCGAGGTTGTCGTCGACGAGATCCCGGATAACCCCGGGTACTATCGCGCGCAGTTTTTCCTGCGCCCTCATTTCCAACTGGAGGGGTTGACCGTGTCCCTCCGGCTGGTTTCGAAGCTGCCGTCGGCCAAGCACGAATCGGGAAGCTGA
- a CDS encoding helix-turn-helix transcriptional regulator → MNILDDLENIGACQSPYAVKEAILQYSKERGFSSFILGLKSSKSTDYSSAFIVSNYATSWREKYEENNFHSVDPTVGHALGSLRPLTWSRSTFRSVAECEFYEEASHFGIKTGITFPIHGVSGEFGLISFASDQDLAPRDLLVAAEPLAWLRDIVFDITLRLMSESAQTLKKSPLTPRESECLKWIVMGKTSWEISKILFCTEANVNYHIYNIAKKLGVRGRQQAVVKSIREGWI, encoded by the coding sequence GTGAATATTTTAGATGATCTAGAAAATATTGGCGCCTGCCAATCTCCCTATGCCGTTAAAGAAGCTATTTTGCAATATTCAAAAGAGAGAGGCTTCTCTTCATTCATTCTTGGATTGAAGTCCAGCAAATCCACCGACTACAGTAGCGCATTTATTGTCAGCAATTATGCGACATCATGGCGCGAAAAGTACGAGGAAAATAATTTTCACAGCGTCGATCCGACTGTTGGCCACGCACTAGGTAGCCTTCGGCCGCTCACTTGGAGTCGCAGCACTTTCAGATCGGTTGCAGAGTGCGAATTTTATGAAGAGGCGTCTCACTTCGGAATCAAAACAGGCATCACATTTCCTATCCACGGCGTGAGCGGGGAGTTCGGGCTTATCAGTTTTGCCTCCGATCAGGATCTGGCACCCAGGGACCTGCTCGTTGCCGCAGAACCACTCGCCTGGTTGCGTGATATTGTTTTCGACATCACCTTACGCTTGATGTCCGAGTCAGCGCAAACGTTGAAGAAGTCGCCACTTACTCCTCGTGAATCGGAATGTTTAAAGTGGATTGTAATGGGAAAAACGTCATGGGAAATTTCGAAAATTCTCTTCTGCACAGAAGCAAATGTTAATTATCACATCTATAATATCGCGAAAAAGCTTGGCGTCCGTGGCCGTCAACAGGCAGTTGTCAAAAGCATTCGAGAGGGTTGGATTTAA
- a CDS encoding MFS transporter, with the protein MESAADLKHNASLYFLALGAFAIGTEGFMLAGLLPIIANDLSVSLAAAGQLVTVFSLAYAISSPVLTTLSAGVNRRRFLIIALLCFTAANFAACASPGYLSLLVARVLLAVSAGLYMPSANALAGSLVPPERRGRALATVHGGITIAVALGVPLGAWIGNHFGWRATFAGIGVLSAIVTLGVVLGLPRAIGTNMVVPSFAQRVAVGRQPAVLITLLITTLWAAGIWTIYPYLAPFLTGRPGFSVGQVGAVLLLYGVFAGIGVFISGRAIDRLGSRKVLIVCLAAMMLAYESLSLSAQHLDPSYARVAIVVAIAVWGAAGWAFNPAQQAKLIGIAGLDVAPVSLSLNSSFTYLGFAIGAAMGSFIVAYSSVSDVGVIGGLCELAALIVTLAADRYVRRRSARPHAVQTPKRETV; encoded by the coding sequence ATGGAGTCTGCCGCCGATCTGAAACACAATGCATCGCTTTATTTCCTGGCGCTGGGCGCATTTGCGATCGGCACCGAAGGCTTCATGCTGGCGGGACTGCTGCCGATCATCGCGAATGATCTGTCGGTGAGTCTCGCGGCGGCGGGCCAGCTCGTCACCGTCTTCTCGCTGGCCTATGCGATCAGCTCGCCCGTCCTGACGACCCTCAGCGCGGGTGTGAACCGGCGCCGCTTTCTCATCATCGCGCTGCTGTGTTTCACTGCCGCCAATTTCGCCGCGTGCGCCTCGCCCGGCTATCTGTCCTTACTGGTCGCGCGCGTGCTGCTGGCCGTGTCGGCCGGCCTGTACATGCCGAGCGCGAACGCGCTGGCCGGCTCGCTGGTCCCGCCGGAACGCAGGGGAAGGGCGCTCGCGACAGTACACGGCGGGATTACGATCGCGGTGGCGCTCGGGGTTCCGCTCGGCGCATGGATCGGCAACCACTTCGGCTGGCGGGCGACGTTCGCCGGCATCGGCGTGCTGTCCGCGATCGTGACGCTCGGCGTGGTGCTTGGACTGCCGCGTGCGATCGGTACAAACATGGTGGTGCCCAGCTTCGCTCAACGCGTCGCCGTGGGACGCCAGCCGGCCGTGCTGATTACGCTGTTGATCACGACCTTGTGGGCGGCGGGCATCTGGACCATCTACCCGTATCTCGCCCCGTTCCTGACCGGACGCCCGGGTTTCAGCGTCGGGCAGGTCGGTGCCGTGCTGCTGCTGTACGGCGTGTTCGCGGGAATCGGCGTGTTCATCAGCGGCCGCGCGATCGACCGGCTCGGCAGCCGGAAGGTGCTGATCGTCTGCCTCGCCGCGATGATGCTGGCGTATGAGAGTCTGTCGCTCAGTGCGCAGCACCTCGATCCGTCATACGCGCGCGTCGCGATCGTCGTCGCGATTGCGGTCTGGGGAGCGGCCGGCTGGGCGTTCAATCCCGCGCAGCAGGCGAAGCTGATCGGCATCGCCGGACTCGATGTCGCTCCTGTTTCGCTGTCGCTCAATTCATCGTTTACGTATCTGGGCTTCGCGATCGGCGCGGCGATGGGATCGTTCATCGTAGCCTACAGCTCCGTCTCCGACGTTGGCGTCATCGGCGGGCTGTGCGAGTTGGCCGCGCTCATCGTCACCCTGGCGGCCGATCGCTACGTCCGGCGCCGCTCCGCGCGGCCCCACGCCGTGCAGACGCCCAAGCGGGAAACCGTGTAG
- a CDS encoding acyl-homoserine-lactone synthase: protein MSGLIIKVAEREAHCQNELRDIFKLRAKIFVDRLKWDVQIFDGMEVDGYDALDPRYLTVRSENGAIVGCWRILSTEGPYMLKNSFVELLNGMPAPSAPNVWELSRFALDGGVAGGRFGFSDRAVQSIAAVLSYGCQAGITHYVTVTTPAVERMLRRLGVVIDRFGGPRKVSYASPVALWIDIGASYDRLCDRYCQLVQ, encoded by the coding sequence ATGAGCGGACTTATTATTAAGGTTGCAGAACGGGAGGCGCATTGTCAGAATGAGCTTCGTGATATTTTTAAATTGCGGGCAAAGATCTTTGTCGATCGATTGAAATGGGATGTGCAAATATTCGATGGAATGGAAGTCGACGGATATGACGCTTTAGATCCGCGTTATTTGACGGTTCGAAGCGAAAATGGCGCGATTGTCGGATGCTGGAGGATATTGAGTACGGAAGGGCCATACATGCTGAAAAATTCGTTCGTGGAGCTGTTAAATGGCATGCCGGCGCCGAGTGCGCCGAATGTTTGGGAGCTCAGTCGTTTTGCGCTCGACGGTGGGGTCGCGGGAGGGCGGTTCGGCTTTTCTGATCGGGCCGTCCAGTCGATTGCTGCAGTGCTCTCATACGGCTGTCAGGCAGGCATTACGCACTATGTCACGGTGACGACTCCGGCGGTCGAACGGATGCTCCGCCGCCTCGGCGTGGTTATCGATCGCTTCGGCGGGCCTCGTAAAGTGAGTTACGCTAGTCCCGTTGCGTTGTGGATAGATATCGGAGCGTCGTACGACCGTCTTTGTGACCGGTATTGTCAACTTGTTCAATAG
- a CDS encoding Hcp family type VI secretion system effector, protein MANALVDYFLEIDDVAGESTDEHYPGLIQIQSWQWAEQNSGRWGFGSGGGAGKVEMKDFEFRMVTNKASPKLFRMCATGDHIAKAKLICRKSGKGQKEFLTISFASGLVSSFRTLGNMPFAQLGHGSGEVDNVLPTDEIKINFARIEFEYREQGNDGTMGAVIKAGYDLKLNAPI, encoded by the coding sequence ATGGCAAATGCGTTGGTGGACTATTTTCTGGAGATCGACGACGTTGCAGGCGAGTCGACCGATGAGCATTATCCGGGCCTGATCCAGATTCAGAGCTGGCAATGGGCGGAACAGAATTCGGGCCGATGGGGTTTCGGCAGCGGCGGCGGCGCCGGCAAGGTCGAGATGAAGGACTTCGAGTTCCGGATGGTGACGAACAAGGCCTCGCCCAAGTTGTTCCGGATGTGTGCGACCGGCGACCACATCGCCAAAGCCAAATTGATTTGCCGCAAGTCGGGCAAGGGGCAGAAGGAATTCCTCACGATTTCGTTCGCGAGCGGCCTGGTCTCGTCGTTCCGCACGCTTGGCAACATGCCGTTCGCGCAGCTCGGTCATGGCAGCGGCGAAGTCGATAACGTGCTGCCGACGGATGAGATCAAGATCAATTTTGCCCGGATCGAGTTCGAGTACCGGGAGCAGGGCAACGACGGCACGATGGGGGCAGTGATCAAGGCCGGCTACGACCTCAAGCTGAACGCGCCGATCTGA
- a CDS encoding avidin/streptavidin family protein, whose product MKKMLMSLAAVGVLSTMGATTAWAGAQSCASLVGAWGNQLGSTMNIQSVDPVTGAITGTYRSPSGTSGQQFPLVGWTNTAPAQVGQDNATLVTFTVNWGNYGTITAWSGLCRTQNQVSTISALWHFAQSNAQFSWSHVQTGQDVFTPSTAR is encoded by the coding sequence ATGAAAAAGATGCTCATGTCGCTCGCTGCCGTTGGTGTGTTGTCCACGATGGGGGCGACAACGGCCTGGGCCGGCGCGCAGTCCTGCGCCAGCCTCGTCGGGGCCTGGGGAAATCAGCTGGGCTCGACGATGAACATCCAGTCGGTCGATCCGGTAACGGGTGCGATCACCGGGACGTATCGTTCGCCGTCGGGCACGAGCGGTCAGCAATTCCCGCTGGTCGGCTGGACCAACACCGCGCCCGCGCAGGTCGGCCAGGACAACGCCACGCTGGTGACGTTCACGGTGAACTGGGGCAACTACGGCACGATCACGGCATGGTCGGGACTGTGCCGCACGCAAAACCAGGTATCCACCATCAGCGCACTGTGGCATTTCGCGCAATCGAACGCTCAGTTCTCGTGGAGCCACGTACAGACGGGCCAGGACGTCTTCACGCCGTCGACCGCTCGCTGA
- a CDS encoding ISKra4 family transposase → MSLAEGRALLARLQAELVSNQVEKWLTGQTHCRRCGAALSHKDSRPTVLRTVYGKVTVISPRLWSCACQRTARMPRRVVHPLPKALTSRTTPELEYLETKWAAHLPYRLATAMLKEVLPLDKGISFSGIRDRVLAIGKQLDAEIERDIARLPQSVADGQVRTCNHVAAVSVDSAWLRNCDHGRDPGRHVNIVAGRATFTDRPPKMYAYVHREVISAAARLDQFLSQNGVASNERVTVISDDAGEFAKAVEGSQLARGRILDWFHVAMRFQAAQRSVFGSKTIDPMERESVESAITHAKWLVWHGKGNKALEQIKALDGQLLMRQGYEFSTLWWNLNTVSGYLRNNAHTLVNYGARHHRGIPISSSIAESAVNQVVSHRMAKKQQMRWTDEGAHRMVQVRVAVLNGEFSPRHISALEKAASRQSRCAVAAASGRRRSVNNSGNEEAAFYKES, encoded by the coding sequence CTGAGTCTCGCCGAGGGGCGGGCGCTACTGGCCAGATTGCAAGCTGAGCTGGTTTCGAATCAGGTGGAGAAGTGGCTGACGGGTCAGACCCATTGTCGACGCTGCGGCGCGGCCTTGAGTCACAAGGACAGTCGACCGACGGTGCTGCGCACGGTGTACGGCAAGGTGACGGTGATCAGTCCACGGCTGTGGTCATGTGCGTGCCAGCGGACCGCGCGGATGCCGCGGCGTGTGGTGCATCCCTTGCCTAAAGCCCTGACCAGCCGGACCACGCCAGAGCTGGAATACCTCGAGACAAAATGGGCGGCCCATCTGCCGTACCGGCTGGCCACTGCCATGCTCAAGGAAGTGCTGCCGCTGGACAAGGGAATTTCGTTCAGCGGCATTCGGGACCGGGTTCTCGCCATCGGCAAACAACTCGATGCCGAAATAGAACGAGACATCGCGCGGCTGCCCCAGTCCGTTGCAGACGGACAGGTTCGCACATGCAACCATGTCGCCGCTGTGAGTGTCGACTCGGCGTGGCTGCGCAATTGCGATCACGGGAGAGATCCCGGTCGCCACGTGAACATTGTCGCGGGGCGTGCAACGTTCACCGATCGTCCTCCAAAAATGTATGCGTATGTGCACCGGGAGGTTATTTCGGCTGCTGCGCGACTCGATCAGTTTCTCAGCCAGAACGGCGTGGCGAGTAACGAACGCGTCACCGTGATCAGCGACGACGCAGGTGAATTTGCGAAAGCCGTCGAGGGCAGCCAGCTGGCTCGGGGCCGGATCCTAGACTGGTTCCACGTCGCGATGAGGTTTCAGGCGGCGCAGCGTTCCGTGTTCGGTAGCAAGACGATCGACCCGATGGAACGGGAGTCGGTGGAGAGCGCAATCACCCATGCGAAATGGTTGGTTTGGCATGGCAAGGGCAACAAGGCATTGGAGCAGATCAAGGCGCTCGACGGTCAGTTACTGATGAGGCAAGGGTATGAATTCAGCACGCTGTGGTGGAACCTGAACACTGTCTCCGGATATCTGAGGAACAACGCGCATACGCTGGTCAACTACGGCGCACGGCATCACAGGGGGATACCGATCAGCAGCAGCATCGCGGAGTCGGCGGTGAACCAGGTCGTCAGCCATCGCATGGCGAAGAAACAACAGATGCGCTGGACGGACGAAGGGGCGCACCGTATGGTGCAGGTCAGGGTCGCGGTTCTGAACGGAGAATTCTCGCCTCGTCACATTTCGGCACTCGAGAAAGCCGCATCGCGGCAAAGCAGATGCGCTGTGGCAGCGGCGTCAGGCCGACGCCGGTCAGTGAATAATTCCGGTAACGAAGAAGCCGCATTCTATAAAGAGTCCTGA
- the tssB gene encoding type VI secretion system contractile sheath small subunit, with product MARQKDGQKFIGESRAPRVQIEYDVEIYGSQKKVELPFVAGVMADLSGDNVEPLGPVEDRRFSEIDMENFDERMAQIAPSLSYHVENVLTNDGTLIPIDLTFMSMDSFEPAEVVKRIPELSTLLEARNRLKELLTYMDGKVAAEDLIHELLKNREWAKEQSAAFEQPLAGAPSGDPAPGEEEK from the coding sequence ATGGCACGTCAGAAAGATGGGCAGAAGTTCATTGGTGAGAGTCGCGCCCCCCGGGTGCAGATCGAATACGACGTCGAGATCTACGGGTCGCAGAAAAAGGTTGAATTGCCGTTCGTGGCGGGTGTGATGGCGGACCTGTCCGGCGACAACGTGGAGCCGCTGGGCCCGGTCGAGGATCGCAGGTTCTCGGAAATCGACATGGAGAACTTCGACGAGCGCATGGCGCAGATCGCGCCTTCGCTGAGCTATCACGTCGAGAATGTGCTGACCAACGACGGAACGCTGATTCCGATCGACCTGACTTTCATGTCGATGGATTCGTTCGAGCCGGCCGAGGTCGTTAAGCGCATTCCGGAATTGTCGACACTGCTCGAGGCGCGCAATCGCCTGAAGGAGTTACTGACCTACATGGACGGGAAGGTGGCGGCCGAGGATCTAATCCACGAACTGCTCAAGAATCGGGAATGGGCGAAAGAACAATCTGCCGCTTTCGAGCAACCGCTCGCAGGTGCACCGTCTGGTGATCCGGCGCCCGGCGAGGAGGAGAAGTGA
- a CDS encoding type VI secretion system protein TssA, protein MNSSACSIERNEDYIFVDSMVHEIDSYGESPNVDEGCGPNWGVIEKACIRLLEKGGDVRVAIWYIRAVLERKDFHAFRLGMETLSKILAGFQRKARDSYHPDELELEVYLAQVAWLSTPQFARMLRVQSFPEIDASISDIHQNTFGPFVPDESVDKLCGEIQEVVGFFEEVRGWVDSHSDQRIDLDDSISLLADVVMVLRRAAGKSTQEDRGIVSHESKDIRRGNLATISNRADVDSALDAIISYFKVHEPSHPAPILLMRVKKIVGADFSELMQELYAEGVMLVAQLGRLGGVDK, encoded by the coding sequence ATGAATAGTAGCGCCTGTTCGATCGAGAGGAATGAAGATTATATTTTTGTCGATTCGATGGTGCACGAAATCGATTCGTATGGAGAGTCTCCGAATGTCGACGAAGGTTGCGGACCCAATTGGGGGGTAATCGAGAAGGCATGCATTCGGCTCCTGGAGAAAGGGGGCGATGTTAGGGTTGCGATCTGGTATATAAGGGCCGTCCTGGAGCGTAAGGATTTTCATGCCTTTCGTTTGGGAATGGAGACTTTGTCGAAGATTCTGGCGGGCTTCCAGCGCAAAGCCCGAGACTCTTACCATCCCGACGAACTCGAGTTGGAAGTTTATCTGGCTCAGGTGGCGTGGCTTTCCACTCCTCAGTTTGCGCGTATGCTACGCGTTCAGAGCTTCCCCGAGATCGATGCATCGATTTCAGACATTCATCAAAACACGTTCGGCCCGTTTGTACCCGACGAGTCCGTGGACAAGTTGTGCGGTGAAATACAAGAGGTCGTCGGATTTTTCGAGGAAGTGAGGGGGTGGGTTGACAGTCACTCGGATCAAAGAATAGATCTTGATGATTCGATTTCATTGCTTGCTGATGTCGTCATGGTATTGCGCCGGGCAGCGGGGAAGAGCACCCAAGAAGATAGGGGTATTGTCTCTCATGAGTCGAAGGATATTCGGCGCGGAAATTTGGCTACGATATCGAATCGCGCAGATGTCGATTCCGCTCTCGACGCAATAATAAGTTATTTTAAAGTTCATGAACCGAGTCATCCTGCTCCGATTCTGTTGATGCGCGTAAAGAAGATAGTCGGAGCTGATTTTTCGGAGTTGATGCAAGAGCTTTATGCGGAAGGTGTGATGCTTGTGGCGCAACTGGGTCGACTTGGTGGCGTCGATAAATAG
- the tssF gene encoding type VI secretion system baseplate subunit TssF, producing the protein MSFLDNYNDELRQLRDAGARFAKEHPQVASALGLHPDAVTDPFVERLLEGVAYLSARVHARLDRECAEFAQQALGRVCPLFMAGTPAISSFAFHPDLTSPEAFRGSTVPRGSLISARLPGRKLPVTFATARDVTLLPLRIVQVECSRSLNGLPSRLAQQLASSQAVLRFRFELEGVSTIGELGRGEGGFVPLHVSLAGDLPRAYALHQALLASSSAWYAVVPTRHGDEVLTLPASGIRLSGVDETEALLPPALGGLPGLRLLREYFAQPTRLLGVYLDALAPIAAVDPSARAFELFFALRQIPNGLVGEVDATQFRLFATPAINLYEKRFDPVPYDPNLTEQWIPVDRMSPAAHHLWGLTEVRLCESNGKSHAARSVLETSGYEGRDDAIRYSLRRETALLTDGAQRDRSDPLASHDLIAVSTCGDTVALDDVASIAGKALVVDRDWRPSALLDAELSLRDPVAVRRIECLWPASTPRGMPPVDACWDATSYLGQNPLALRAGKAQDVTARVIEQLLLAANREDALDRQRIDSLRSVQLGARFIAAGRSVPLALVRATCVKIDVAASAHSDRGAWLFGRVLAQALAEAATLNDGIEVAVRLDGETVSTHVNTAAGEGSVL; encoded by the coding sequence ATGAGTTTCCTGGACAACTACAACGACGAACTGCGTCAATTGCGCGACGCGGGCGCCCGCTTTGCGAAGGAGCACCCGCAGGTTGCATCGGCGCTCGGCCTGCATCCGGATGCGGTCACCGATCCGTTCGTCGAGCGCTTGCTCGAAGGCGTCGCCTATCTGTCGGCACGGGTGCACGCGCGCCTTGACCGCGAATGCGCGGAGTTCGCGCAGCAGGCGCTTGGACGAGTTTGCCCGTTGTTCATGGCGGGCACGCCTGCGATTTCGAGTTTCGCGTTTCACCCGGATCTCACTTCGCCGGAAGCCTTCCGGGGCAGCACCGTGCCGCGTGGTTCGTTGATCTCGGCCCGCTTGCCCGGCCGCAAGCTTCCCGTCACGTTCGCCACGGCGCGTGACGTCACGCTGCTGCCGCTGCGCATCGTGCAGGTCGAATGTAGCCGGAGCCTGAACGGACTGCCGTCGCGGCTTGCTCAGCAGCTCGCGTCGTCACAGGCCGTACTGCGTTTTCGTTTCGAGCTGGAAGGCGTGTCGACGATCGGTGAACTGGGGCGCGGCGAAGGCGGCTTCGTGCCGCTGCACGTGAGCCTCGCCGGCGACCTGCCGCGGGCGTACGCGCTGCATCAGGCGCTGCTCGCGTCAAGCAGCGCGTGGTATGCCGTGGTGCCGACACGGCACGGCGACGAGGTGTTGACGTTGCCGGCGTCGGGCATTCGTTTGTCTGGCGTCGACGAAACCGAAGCGCTGCTGCCGCCGGCGCTCGGCGGCCTGCCCGGCCTGCGGCTGCTGCGCGAGTATTTCGCGCAGCCAACCCGCCTGCTCGGCGTCTACCTGGACGCGCTCGCGCCGATCGCCGCGGTCGATCCGTCCGCGCGCGCGTTCGAATTGTTCTTCGCGTTGCGTCAGATACCGAACGGGCTCGTCGGCGAAGTCGACGCGACTCAGTTTCGCCTGTTCGCGACGCCGGCGATCAACCTGTACGAGAAGCGCTTCGACCCGGTGCCGTACGACCCCAACCTCACCGAGCAATGGATTCCGGTCGACCGGATGTCGCCGGCCGCGCATCATCTGTGGGGCTTGACGGAAGTGCGCCTGTGCGAAAGCAATGGCAAATCGCACGCGGCGCGCTCGGTGCTGGAGACGAGCGGCTACGAGGGGCGCGACGACGCGATTCGCTACAGCTTGCGCAGGGAGACGGCGCTGCTCACGGATGGTGCGCAGCGCGACCGCTCCGATCCGCTCGCAAGCCACGACCTGATCGCCGTCTCGACGTGCGGTGACACAGTCGCGCTGGACGACGTCGCATCGATCGCCGGCAAGGCGCTGGTGGTCGACCGCGACTGGCGGCCGTCGGCGCTGCTCGACGCCGAGCTGAGCTTGCGCGATCCCGTCGCCGTGCGGCGCATCGAGTGTCTGTGGCCCGCCAGCACGCCGCGCGGCATGCCGCCTGTCGACGCGTGCTGGGATGCGACGTCCTACCTCGGCCAGAACCCCCTTGCGCTGCGCGCCGGCAAGGCGCAGGACGTTACCGCGCGCGTCATCGAGCAGCTGCTGCTTGCCGCCAACCGCGAGGACGCGCTCGATCGGCAGCGGATCGACAGCCTGCGTTCGGTTCAGCTCGGCGCCAGGTTCATCGCGGCCGGCCGGTCGGTGCCCCTCGCGCTGGTACGGGCGACGTGCGTCAAGATCGACGTCGCCGCGTCGGCTCACTCGGACCGCGGCGCCTGGCTGTTCGGTCGGGTGCTGGCGCAAGCCCTCGCCGAGGCGGCGACGCTCAACGACGGCATCGAGGTTGCCGTGCGGCTCGACGGCGAAACGGTCAGCACCCACGTGAACACGGCCGCCGGCGAAGGGAGTGTGCTGTGA